One genomic segment of Novisyntrophococcus fermenticellae includes these proteins:
- a CDS encoding ABC transporter permease — MNTNPVFEKDIKRHTRSIKISWIICGCNIVLATIAITSFFGEGAAPGVMRAGSYSMPARCYMLMAYALFAMILIAVPAITGGSISMEREARTLDVLLTTSLSPWKIITGKLESALSVVFLLTFSTLPALALVLVFGGISIWDLFLLVGILLVTGIYIGSLGICCSVTFKRTTIATVMTYMFVLFFLVGTVAAPAMGLYVARLQESVQPEQASPGAGKIIYLFLLNPLISFVGLISQQVGDGHEINTICNQFGNYKNDFIVSHMVWFSVGVQMLLSALFLFIAGRKINPLRK, encoded by the coding sequence ATGAATACGAATCCGGTATTTGAAAAAGATATAAAAAGACATACCCGATCGATAAAAATCTCATGGATTATCTGTGGCTGCAATATTGTGCTTGCAACAATTGCCATAACCAGTTTTTTCGGTGAGGGTGCTGCCCCCGGAGTTATGAGGGCCGGCAGTTATTCTATGCCTGCCAGGTGCTATATGCTCATGGCCTATGCTTTATTTGCCATGATTCTTATAGCTGTTCCGGCTATTACCGGGGGCTCAATCTCCATGGAAAGAGAAGCCAGGACGCTTGATGTCCTTCTTACAACTTCTTTAAGTCCCTGGAAAATTATTACGGGAAAGCTGGAGTCGGCATTAAGTGTAGTTTTTCTGCTGACATTTTCAACGCTCCCGGCTCTTGCGCTGGTACTTGTTTTTGGAGGGATCAGCATTTGGGATTTGTTCCTGCTGGTGGGCATCCTTCTGGTAACCGGCATCTATATCGGGAGCTTGGGAATCTGCTGCTCGGTAACATTTAAACGCACGACTATTGCGACAGTAATGACTTATATGTTTGTTCTTTTCTTTTTAGTGGGGACTGTAGCAGCCCCTGCGATGGGATTATATGTTGCAAGGCTTCAGGAATCGGTACAGCCTGAACAGGCAAGTCCCGGTGCGGGAAAAATCATTTATCTGTTTTTGCTGAACCCTTTGATTTCTTTTGTGGGACTTATCAGCCAGCAGGTAGGTGACGGACACGAAATCAACACAATCTGTAATCAGTTTGGAAATTATAAGAATGATTTTATCGTCAGTCACATGGTATGGTTCAGTGTGGGGGTACAGATGCTCCTGTCAGCATTATTTCTGTTTATCGCAGGCCGAAAGATAAATCCACTTCGAAAGTGA